From the Gallaecimonas kandeliae genome, one window contains:
- the gspF gene encoding type II secretion system inner membrane protein GspF, translating into MAAFEYVALDAKGKQKKGILEADSPRAARNALREQGLMPVTLEASVQKEKAQGKSRGFGSSRRISVPDLALITRQLSTLVQSALPLEECLKAVAEQTEKPRLKRILMAVRSKVVEGYTLADSMGEFPHVFDELFCAMVSAGEKSGHLDTVLNRLADYTEQRQVVKQQVQQAMIYPIILTLVAIGVITMLLTTVVPQVVGQFEHMKATLPATTRFLIAASDFIRHWGLLILAGFIVALVGFNRAMQGAAFRKKVHGVWMRMPVLGKVVRGINTARFARTLSICSASAVPLLEGMRISGEVLTNNVMQEAVAEATTRVREGASLRQALTQTKLFPPMMLHMIASGEKSGELTQMLERAADNQDREFSNLVTVALGILTPTMVVAMAGIVFFIVISILQPILEMNNMVA; encoded by the coding sequence ATGGCCGCCTTTGAATACGTCGCCCTCGACGCCAAGGGCAAGCAGAAGAAAGGCATACTGGAAGCCGACAGCCCCCGCGCCGCCCGCAACGCCCTGCGCGAGCAGGGGCTGATGCCGGTGACCCTCGAAGCCAGCGTCCAGAAGGAAAAGGCCCAGGGCAAAAGCCGGGGCTTCGGCAGCAGCCGGCGCATCTCGGTGCCGGATCTTGCCCTTATCACCCGCCAGCTCTCCACCCTGGTGCAATCGGCGTTGCCGCTGGAAGAATGCCTCAAGGCGGTGGCCGAGCAGACCGAGAAGCCGCGTCTCAAGCGCATCCTGATGGCGGTGCGGTCCAAGGTGGTGGAAGGCTATACCCTGGCCGACTCCATGGGCGAGTTCCCCCACGTCTTCGACGAGCTGTTCTGCGCCATGGTCAGCGCCGGTGAAAAGTCCGGCCACCTGGACACGGTACTGAACCGCCTGGCCGACTACACGGAGCAGCGCCAGGTGGTGAAGCAACAGGTGCAGCAGGCCATGATCTACCCCATCATCCTGACCTTGGTGGCCATAGGCGTCATCACCATGCTGCTCACCACTGTGGTGCCGCAGGTGGTGGGCCAGTTCGAACACATGAAGGCCACGCTGCCGGCCACCACCCGCTTCTTGATCGCCGCCTCCGACTTCATCCGCCACTGGGGGCTGCTGATCCTGGCCGGCTTCATAGTGGCGCTGGTGGGCTTCAACCGCGCCATGCAGGGCGCCGCCTTTCGCAAGAAGGTGCACGGCGTCTGGATGCGGATGCCGGTGCTGGGCAAGGTGGTGCGGGGCATCAACACCGCCCGTTTCGCCCGCACCCTCTCTATCTGCTCGGCGTCCGCCGTGCCGTTGCTGGAAGGGATGCGCATCAGCGGCGAGGTGCTGACCAACAACGTGATGCAGGAGGCGGTGGCGGAAGCCACCACCAGGGTGCGGGAGGGGGCCAGCCTGCGTCAGGCCCTGACCCAGACCAAGCTGTTCCCTCCCATGATGCTGCACATGATAGCCTCGGGGGAAAAGTCCGGTGAGCTGACCCAGATGCTGGAGCGGGCCGCCGACAACCAGGACAGGGAATTCTCCAACCTGG
- the gspE gene encoding type II secretion system ATPase GspE, with product MTDESLKGLETEAQEELEAELSPEQELAEGRLPFAFAKRHGVLFTEGRLYLREGAAPAALLEAWRALGEAVAPSPLNQHDFEEQLVAAYQRDSSAARQLMEDIGADLDLNALAEELPQTEDLLDSDDDAPVIRLINALLSEAIKEGASDIHIETFEQALVVRFRIDGVLKEILKPSRKLANLLVSRIKVMSKMDIAEKRVPQDGRISLRIAGRAVDVRVSTMPSNHGERVVLRLLDKNAVRLDLEDLGMIKSVRDQFEALIRKPHGIILVTGPTGSGKSTTLYAGLSEINSKDRNILTVEDPIEYDLEGIGQTQVNPKVDMTFARGLRAILRQDPDVVMVGEIRDLETAQIAVQASLTGHLVLSTLHTNTAAGAITRLEDMGVEPFLISSSLLGVLAQRLVRRLCPHCRQPYQASKGEMELMGMEGEKKLTLFHPQGCPECNMTGYRGRTGIHEFIIIDEKLRDIIHNGRGEQAVIKQVRKSVPSIRDDGFAKVRDGVTSLEEVLRVTRED from the coding sequence ATGACTGACGAGAGCCTCAAGGGCCTCGAAACCGAGGCCCAGGAAGAGCTCGAGGCCGAGCTGAGCCCCGAGCAGGAGCTGGCCGAGGGCCGGCTGCCCTTCGCCTTCGCCAAGCGCCACGGCGTGCTCTTTACCGAGGGCCGCCTCTACCTGCGTGAAGGGGCCGCCCCTGCGGCGCTGTTGGAAGCCTGGCGCGCCTTGGGTGAGGCGGTGGCGCCGTCGCCCCTCAACCAGCACGACTTCGAAGAGCAGCTGGTGGCCGCCTACCAGCGCGACTCCAGCGCCGCCCGCCAGCTGATGGAAGACATCGGCGCCGATCTCGATCTCAACGCCCTGGCCGAGGAGCTGCCCCAGACCGAGGACCTCCTCGACTCGGACGACGACGCCCCTGTCATCCGCCTGATCAACGCCCTGCTCTCGGAAGCCATCAAGGAAGGGGCCTCGGATATCCATATCGAAACCTTCGAGCAGGCCCTGGTGGTGCGTTTTCGCATCGACGGCGTGCTCAAGGAGATCCTCAAGCCCAGCCGCAAGCTGGCCAACCTGCTGGTGTCCCGGATCAAGGTCATGTCCAAGATGGACATCGCCGAGAAGCGGGTGCCCCAGGACGGCCGTATCAGCCTGCGCATCGCCGGCCGGGCCGTGGACGTGCGGGTCTCGACCATGCCGTCCAACCACGGCGAGCGGGTGGTGTTGCGTCTGCTGGACAAGAACGCCGTGCGCCTGGATCTCGAAGACCTGGGCATGATCAAATCGGTGCGCGACCAGTTCGAGGCCCTCATCCGCAAGCCCCATGGCATCATACTGGTGACGGGCCCCACCGGCTCGGGCAAGTCCACCACCCTCTACGCCGGCCTCTCGGAGATCAACTCCAAGGACCGCAACATACTGACGGTGGAAGACCCCATCGAATACGACCTGGAAGGCATAGGCCAGACCCAGGTCAACCCCAAGGTGGACATGACCTTCGCCCGCGGCCTGCGCGCCATACTCCGCCAGGACCCCGACGTGGTGATGGTGGGGGAAATACGGGACCTCGAAACGGCCCAGATCGCGGTGCAGGCCTCATTGACCGGCCACCTGGTGCTGTCCACCCTGCACACCAACACCGCCGCCGGCGCCATCACCCGCCTCGAGGACATGGGCGTCGAGCCTTTCCTCATCTCCAGCTCCCTGCTGGGGGTGCTGGCCCAGCGCCTGGTGCGCCGCCTCTGCCCCCATTGCCGCCAGCCTTACCAGGCCAGCAAGGGCGAGATGGAGCTGATGGGCATGGAAGGCGAGAAGAAGCTGACCCTCTTCCATCCCCAGGGCTGCCCGGAATGCAACATGACCGGCTATCGCGGCCGGACCGGCATCCACGAATTCATCATCATCGACGAGAAGCTGCGGGACATCATCCACAACGGCCGCGGCGAGCAGGCTGTCATCAAGCAGGTGCGCAAGTCCGTGCCCAGCATCCGTGACGACGGCTTTGCCAAGGTGCGCGACGGCGTTACCTCACTGGAAGAAGTGCTGCGCGTGACCCGGGAGGATTGA
- the gspD gene encoding type II secretion system secretin GspD: MAITKGAKPTLAAALLAALLAGSPLLPTQAAEQPATYSAQFKDTDINEFISTVSAVLKKTIIVDPSVRGKIDVRSYEQMTPEEYYGFFQNVLDVYGFAVVEMPNGVLKVVKAKDAKTGAIPVVEDKLKKEGGDEMITRVIQVHNVPVRELSPLLRQLVDNAGAGNVVHYDDSNVLIVTGRSAVVDRIDQIVRRADKAGDQEVQVIKLKYASATQVVSIINDLNKGSGTNQGNNPLAVKVVADERTNSVVLSGEAKARDRIAKTISELDTDQQTTGNTRVIYLQYAKAKDLVDVLQGVSDSIQAEDQQAQGQAKGAARGGRQQVSIKAHEETNALVITGQPDLINNLANVVAKLDIRRAQVHVEAMIVEIYDGDGTDLGVQWVSSKYGMQQFSNGSFPSLTQIGAAAISAQGQKGTSTTVVSADGSKTTSSTPDTKGDYSLLAQVLGSVNGAMWGVIKNNWGAVVQAVSSNTKANILSTPSVTTLDNKEASFVAGEDVPLLTGSTPSSGNNNPFQTIQREQLGVKLNVTPQINKGDAVQLAIKQEVSSRAGNTAVDITLNKREVNTTVLVQDGDTIVLGGLIDEDVQESVSKVPILGDIPVIGHLFSSTSTSKRKRKLMVFIHPTIVRDPDTMREISHTKYNLMYDAEEKRRQDGISLMPFMDPPQMPAWDDNLARPPGLVETIVKKEREQKDD, translated from the coding sequence ATGGCCATCACCAAAGGCGCCAAGCCGACCCTGGCTGCCGCCCTGCTGGCAGCGTTGCTGGCCGGCTCCCCCTTGCTGCCTACGCAGGCGGCCGAGCAGCCCGCCACCTATTCCGCCCAGTTCAAGGACACCGACATCAACGAGTTCATCTCCACTGTGTCGGCCGTGCTGAAGAAGACCATCATCGTCGACCCCTCGGTGCGCGGTAAGATCGATGTCCGCTCCTACGAGCAGATGACCCCCGAGGAGTACTACGGCTTCTTCCAGAACGTGCTGGACGTCTACGGTTTCGCCGTGGTGGAAATGCCCAACGGCGTGCTCAAGGTGGTCAAGGCCAAGGACGCCAAGACCGGCGCCATCCCCGTGGTCGAGGACAAGCTCAAGAAGGAAGGCGGCGACGAGATGATCACCCGCGTCATCCAGGTGCATAACGTGCCTGTGCGGGAACTCTCGCCCCTGCTGCGCCAGCTGGTGGACAACGCCGGTGCCGGCAACGTGGTCCATTACGACGACTCCAACGTGCTGATCGTCACAGGCCGCAGCGCCGTGGTGGACCGCATCGACCAGATAGTGCGTCGCGCCGACAAGGCCGGTGACCAGGAAGTGCAGGTCATCAAGCTCAAGTACGCCTCCGCCACCCAGGTGGTGAGCATCATCAACGACCTTAACAAGGGCTCAGGCACCAACCAGGGCAACAACCCCCTGGCGGTGAAGGTGGTGGCGGACGAGCGCACCAACTCTGTGGTGCTGTCCGGCGAGGCCAAGGCCCGCGACCGCATCGCCAAGACCATTTCCGAGCTGGATACCGACCAGCAGACCACCGGCAACACCCGCGTCATCTACCTCCAGTACGCCAAGGCCAAAGATCTGGTGGACGTGCTGCAGGGCGTGTCCGACTCCATCCAGGCCGAGGACCAGCAGGCCCAGGGCCAGGCCAAGGGTGCCGCCCGAGGCGGCCGCCAGCAGGTGTCCATCAAGGCCCATGAGGAGACCAACGCCCTGGTCATCACCGGCCAGCCGGACCTCATCAACAACCTGGCCAATGTGGTGGCCAAGCTCGATATCCGCCGCGCCCAGGTGCATGTGGAAGCCATGATCGTCGAGATCTACGACGGCGACGGCACCGACCTCGGTGTCCAGTGGGTGTCCAGTAAGTACGGCATGCAGCAGTTCTCCAACGGCAGCTTCCCCAGCCTGACCCAGATCGGCGCCGCCGCCATCAGCGCCCAGGGCCAGAAGGGCACCAGTACTACCGTTGTGTCAGCTGACGGTTCCAAGACCACCAGTTCCACCCCCGACACCAAGGGCGACTACAGCCTGCTGGCCCAGGTGCTGGGCAGCGTCAACGGCGCCATGTGGGGCGTGATCAAGAACAACTGGGGCGCCGTGGTCCAGGCCGTGAGTTCCAACACCAAGGCCAACATCCTCTCGACCCCCTCCGTCACCACCCTGGACAACAAGGAAGCCTCCTTCGTGGCCGGTGAGGACGTGCCGCTGCTGACAGGTTCCACCCCCAGCTCCGGCAACAACAACCCCTTCCAGACCATCCAGCGTGAACAGCTGGGTGTGAAGCTGAACGTCACTCCCCAGATCAACAAGGGCGATGCCGTGCAGTTGGCCATCAAGCAGGAAGTGTCCAGCCGCGCCGGTAACACGGCGGTGGACATCACCCTCAACAAGCGCGAAGTGAACACCACAGTGCTGGTGCAGGACGGCGACACCATAGTGCTGGGCGGCCTCATCGACGAGGACGTGCAGGAGTCCGTCTCCAAGGTGCCGATCCTGGGCGACATCCCCGTCATAGGCCACCTGTTCAGCTCCACTTCCACCTCCAAGCGCAAGCGTAAGTTGATGGTGTTCATCCATCCCACCATAGTGCGGGACCCGGACACCATGCGTGAGATCAGCCACACCAAGTACAACCTGATGTACGACGCCGAGGAGAAGCGCCGCCAGGACGGTATCAGCCTGATGCCCTTCATGGATCCGCCGCAGATGCCGGCCTGGGACGACAACCTGGCTCGCCCGCCCGGCCTGGTGGAGACCATCGTCAAGAAAGAACGAGAGCAGAAGGATGACTGA